One Ranitomeya imitator isolate aRanImi1 chromosome 1, aRanImi1.pri, whole genome shotgun sequence DNA window includes the following coding sequences:
- the LOC138659064 gene encoding gastrula zinc finger protein XlCGF26.1-like, whose product MKRGKTKMAEKLLNLTLEIILHLTGEDYKVVKTSSDQTFVSEGRGGTLNPIPGPPPHPRIHEDINNQKILELANKMIELLTGEVPIRCQDVTVYFSMEEWEYLEGHKDRYQEVMMEEHRPRTSPEFTNQVIKSCVIDWTFPDAVMPNYCPVKSEELWLSSDFNADDYGVIPPIYEGVPIISDIQDIQSTLHIQDWSFDPSTHVLSPDSQQLVEQNKGLVRDVQQKRVQTWEKPFTCTECNKLFITKAGLISHVKTHIEKKPYSCPECWKCFKWKSALISHSQIHSREKSYSCPQCGKCFTWKSAFDRHKRIHRQEKPYSCSQCDMCFTHKSLLVKHQKTHTRAKSFTCSESGRLFGPRSSLTEHKKTRKTKVFSCPQCGKWLTSKYYLLNHERIHTGERPFHCSECGKYFSQKSNLVTHQKIHTGEKPYSCPDCGMSFFQKINLLRHQRTHTGNELFTCSICGICFNKKSVLTAHQKTHV is encoded by the exons ATGAAGAGGGGCAAGACCAAGATGGCGGAGAAGTTATTAAACCTCACCCTAGAGATAATCCTCCATcttaccggagag GATTACAaagtagtgaagacctctagtgatcagaCCTTTGTGTCTGAAGGACGGGGAGGAACCCTGAACCCAAttccggggcctccacctcacccccggatacatgaggacatcaataaccaaaagatcctagaactcgccaacaagatgattgagctgctgactggagag gttcctataaggtgtcaggacgtcaccgtctatttctccatggaggagtgggagtatctagaaggacacaaggatcggtaccaggaggtgatgatggaggagcaccggccccgcacatcaccag AATTTACAAATCAGGTTATCAAATCTTGTGTCATAGATTGGACTTTTCCGGACGCTGTGATGCCAA ATTATTGTCCTGTGAAGTCAGAGGAACTTTGGCTGTCTTCAGATTTTAACGCTGATGATTATGGTGTTAtacctcctatatatgaaggagttCCCATTATCTCAGATATACAAGATATACAATCAACCCTTCACATCCAAGATTGGTCATTTGATCCTTCTACACACGTCCTATCTCCTGATTCACAGCAATTGGTTGAACAAAATAAAGGTCTCGTAAGGGATGTTCAACAGAAAAGAGTTCAGACATGGGAGAAGCCTTTTACTTGTACAGAATGCAACAAACTTTTTATCACAAAAGCAGGTCTTATTAGTCATGTGAAAACTCACATAGagaagaagccatattcatgtccggaatgttggaaatgttttaagtGGAAATCCGCCCTTATTAGTCATTCACAAATTCACTCACGGGAGAAGTCATATTCATGTccacaatgtgggaaatgttttacctggaAATCTGCCTTTGATAGACATAAGCGAATTCACAGACAGGAGAAGCCGTACTCCTGTTCACAATGTGACATGTGTTTTACCCACAAATCACTTCTGGTTAAACATCAAAAAACTCACACAAGAGCTAAGTCTTTTACATGTTCTGAAAGTGGAAGACTTTTTGGCCCAAGGTCAAGTCTAACTGAACATAAAAAAACTCGTAAAACAAAAGTATTTTCATGTCCACAATGTGGGAAATGGTTAACAAGCAAATATTATCTTTTGAACCATGAAAGAATACACACAGGGGAGAGGCCGTTccattgttcagaatgtgggaaatattttagccagaagtcaaatcttgttacacatcaaaaaattcacacaggggagaagccatactcCTGCCCAGACTGTGGGATGAGctttttccagaaaataaatcttcTTAGACATCAAAGAACTCATACAGGGAATGAGCTGTTTACATGTAGTATATGTGGAATATGTTTTAACAAAAAGTCGGTTCTTACTGCACATCAGAAGACTCACGTTTAG